In Paenibacillus hexagrammi, the following are encoded in one genomic region:
- a CDS encoding ABC transporter permease, translating into MKWSELIFMSLRTVTSSPLRTFLTMLGVIIGVSSVVTLVSIGQGTSEQIAKQYENMGTNLLVVNALGSGRATQLDYDELMKFENFPEFQSIAPTMTKNGSNIKYDRTQEKYNVIGTNDRYLNIVKAKIDKGRNLSPADLEFRSNVALLGSEVAKTFFGVLDPVGEDINIDGIVFTVIGTLQEKGSNIGGSSADNSVIVPLETARRQFKLGQIRTTYVEAPTKDDIYKAQETMKQYLTYKFKSDTGFQLTNQDELLKQRTEATNTLTNQLVAVALISLLVGGIGIMNIMLVTVSERTREIGIRKSIGAKRRNILLQFLVEAVVISGLGGLIGLCLGIGISYALPYISPKQTTKLSLDISLYAFLFSVIVGVVFGLYPANKASKLRPIDALRSD; encoded by the coding sequence ATGAAGTGGTCCGAACTGATCTTTATGTCCCTGCGAACCGTCACGTCGAGCCCGCTGCGTACATTTCTTACGATGCTAGGTGTGATTATCGGTGTTAGCTCGGTTGTTACTCTTGTCTCAATCGGGCAAGGGACATCCGAACAGATTGCCAAGCAGTACGAGAATATGGGAACGAATCTGCTCGTCGTCAACGCTCTGGGAAGCGGTCGTGCCACACAGCTCGACTATGATGAACTTATGAAATTTGAAAATTTTCCTGAGTTTCAATCTATCGCTCCGACCATGACCAAGAACGGCTCGAATATCAAGTACGACCGTACCCAGGAAAAATACAATGTCATCGGCACGAATGACCGGTATTTGAACATCGTTAAGGCAAAGATCGATAAGGGGCGTAACCTTTCGCCTGCAGATTTGGAGTTTAGATCCAATGTAGCGTTGCTCGGGAGTGAGGTTGCTAAAACCTTCTTTGGCGTGCTAGATCCCGTCGGGGAGGACATTAATATCGATGGTATCGTCTTCACGGTCATAGGTACTTTGCAGGAGAAAGGTTCGAATATTGGCGGATCGTCCGCCGACAACTCTGTGATTGTGCCGCTTGAGACCGCGCGCAGGCAGTTCAAGCTCGGCCAGATCCGCACGACCTATGTGGAAGCTCCTACCAAAGACGATATTTATAAGGCTCAGGAGACGATGAAGCAATACCTGACTTACAAATTTAAAAGCGATACAGGGTTCCAGCTCACGAACCAGGATGAGCTGCTCAAGCAGCGTACGGAAGCGACGAATACGCTCACGAACCAATTGGTTGCCGTGGCCTTAATCTCCCTGTTGGTTGGCGGAATCGGGATCATGAATATCATGCTGGTCACGGTAAGCGAGCGGACGAGAGAGATCGGTATCCGAAAGTCGATCGGCGCCAAACGGCGTAATATTTTGCTTCAATTCCTGGTAGAAGCGGTCGTCATCAGCGGCCTTGGGGGACTGATCGGATTGTGTCTAGGCATCGGTATTTCGTATGCGCTGCCTTACATCAGTCCGAAGCAGACGACGAAGCTCTCGCTGGATATCAGCTTGTATGCCTTCTTATTCTCCGTTATTGTCGGCGTCGTGTTTGGTCTATACCCGGCAAACAAGGCATCCAAGCTGCGTCCTATTGACGCGCTGCGATCCGATTGA
- a CDS encoding efflux RND transporter periplasmic adaptor subunit, translating into MKWIRSKWFVIIVAAAVCAGGTYVYVAKGKKSAATTSNETVIDVKKGNIRSSVSGTAQFEPKDTQIISAPVDAEIKSIHLTRNQPVKEGDVLIELTSSTLESDLQDAELSYEELQKELSDLEQQQSSMKASAPISGKITYATNVESGSSVNKSTKLATISDIATLTVTLPFYMEDAVQLHKGDSVELTIDGFMITKAGSIQSIGKDPKSDGKGGKLVDIEVVIPNDGSMDAGANALGTVTIGGRSVDSQSKAVLQYSKIANVLAGAPGNIALLPFKDGNMVKAGDIIAAIENDTLGDDIVSKQSALERQRLKVESAQEKVKALTITAPFDGVFSTDFVNKKNDILSAYRVGSKVDSGTQFGAVASLANMQLPVQVDELDLPNIQKGMKAEIKVDSLPGRIFPAEVTQVSTVGTTTNGVTFYDVVLATENKDNALKYGMTATGEILVQDKKGVLYIPPEALQSRQGKRFVSLKKPDGTVDAQHEIKIGIRSQTQIEVTEGLQEGDKVVLPVARKQQTMSQDEINRFRQQFQQNGGFGGGGGGGTRGGGAGGGGGNR; encoded by the coding sequence ATGAAATGGATTCGGAGCAAGTGGTTTGTGATCATCGTTGCAGCAGCTGTATGTGCCGGGGGTACATATGTGTATGTGGCCAAGGGGAAGAAATCGGCGGCTACAACGAGTAATGAAACGGTGATTGACGTGAAGAAAGGCAATATACGGTCCTCGGTTTCAGGAACGGCCCAATTTGAACCAAAGGATACGCAGATTATTTCGGCTCCAGTAGACGCAGAGATCAAATCCATTCACTTAACGCGCAATCAGCCGGTAAAAGAGGGCGATGTGCTGATCGAGCTGACCAGCTCCACCTTGGAGAGCGATCTGCAGGACGCAGAGCTGAGTTATGAAGAACTCCAAAAGGAGCTTAGCGATCTGGAGCAGCAGCAGAGCAGCATGAAGGCAAGCGCTCCGATCAGCGGAAAAATTACATATGCAACGAACGTCGAATCGGGCTCCAGCGTAAATAAATCGACCAAGCTGGCGACGATCTCCGATATTGCCACATTAACTGTTACGCTGCCGTTTTATATGGAGGATGCTGTCCAACTGCATAAGGGAGATTCGGTGGAGCTTACGATTGACGGCTTCATGATTACGAAGGCCGGCTCGATTCAATCGATCGGCAAGGACCCGAAGTCGGACGGAAAAGGCGGCAAGCTGGTTGATATTGAAGTAGTTATTCCCAATGACGGTTCGATGGACGCGGGAGCTAACGCGCTTGGCACTGTTACCATCGGCGGCAGGTCCGTGGATTCGCAGAGCAAAGCGGTTCTGCAATATTCCAAAATTGCGAATGTACTTGCTGGAGCTCCCGGCAATATCGCGTTACTTCCCTTCAAGGACGGTAATATGGTGAAAGCAGGGGATATCATTGCAGCGATTGAGAACGACACGCTCGGCGACGATATTGTCAGCAAGCAATCAGCGCTTGAGCGACAGAGGCTGAAAGTGGAGTCGGCCCAGGAGAAAGTGAAAGCGTTAACGATCACGGCGCCATTCGACGGGGTGTTCTCCACTGACTTCGTCAATAAAAAGAATGACATTCTCAGCGCTTATCGGGTGGGCAGCAAGGTGGACAGTGGAACACAATTCGGAGCCGTAGCCAGCCTTGCCAACATGCAGCTTCCTGTGCAAGTCGATGAGCTTGATCTGCCGAATATTCAAAAAGGTATGAAAGCGGAAATCAAGGTTGATTCACTGCCTGGACGTATTTTCCCTGCTGAGGTAACGCAAGTGTCTACGGTAGGTACGACGACGAACGGGGTTACCTTCTACGATGTTGTGCTTGCAACGGAAAATAAGGACAACGCGCTGAAATATGGGATGACGGCAACCGGTGAAATTCTGGTGCAGGATAAAAAAGGTGTTCTCTATATTCCCCCTGAGGCGCTGCAATCTCGACAAGGGAAGCGATTCGTATCTCTGAAGAAACCGGACGGAACTGTAGATGCGCAGCATGAAATCAAGATTGGAATTCGTTCCCAAACGCAAATCGAGGTGACGGAAGGACTTCAAGAAGGCGATAAAGTCGTACTGCCTGTAGCCAGAAAGCAGCAAACGATGAGTCAGGATGAGATTAACCGTTTCAGACAGCAATTCCAGCAAAACGGCGGCTTTGGCGGCGGAGGTGGCGGCGGTACCAGAGGAGGCGGAGCTGGTGGCGGAGGCGGCAATCGATAA
- a CDS encoding carboxypeptidase M32 has product MSAMEAETKLESFKAYVRKMKQYEEAIALIYWDMRTGAPKKGIGTRSEVVGELSAEVFRMSTSEEMGGYVDFFMQPEQLEKLDTISRKMVLECKKDYDRSKKIPADKYQEYVVLTSQAESVWEDAKHKSDFAMFQPYLEKIVATTREFIELWGYEGNKYNTLLDMYEPGMTVDKLDEVFGALRSKVVPLLQRIQASPNQPDRSFLDQQYDIAKQKQFSLMILNQMQYDFEAGRLDETVHPFATALNPGDVRITTRYLPNDITSALFGTIHEGGHALYEQNISSDLVGTNLCTGTSMGIHESQSRFWENVVGRSREFWNRYYGELQSTFAGQIDDIDVDTFYKANNHIHPSLIRIEADELTYNLHIMIRYELEKELINGSIQVADLPEAWNAKYKEYLGVVPANNGEGVLQDVHWAGGAFGYFPSYSLGNMYAAQFTNTLRKELPNFDQLIEAGNLAPIKEWLTDKIYQYGKLLTPSEIVMQVTGEELNPDYLVQYLEDKYKEIYGI; this is encoded by the coding sequence ATGAGCGCTATGGAAGCTGAAACGAAGCTGGAATCATTCAAAGCATATGTTCGTAAAATGAAGCAGTATGAGGAGGCCATTGCCTTAATCTACTGGGATATGCGTACAGGAGCCCCTAAGAAAGGCATAGGCACACGTTCTGAGGTTGTTGGAGAGCTGTCTGCGGAAGTATTTCGCATGTCGACATCCGAGGAGATGGGCGGCTATGTCGATTTCTTTATGCAGCCTGAACAATTGGAGAAGCTGGATACGATCAGCCGAAAAATGGTGCTGGAATGCAAGAAGGACTATGACCGCAGTAAAAAAATACCTGCTGACAAGTATCAGGAATATGTCGTTCTAACCTCCCAAGCGGAGTCAGTCTGGGAAGATGCCAAGCATAAATCGGATTTTGCCATGTTCCAACCTTACTTGGAGAAAATCGTGGCCACGACGAGAGAGTTCATTGAGCTATGGGGCTATGAGGGCAATAAGTATAACACCCTGCTGGACATGTATGAACCGGGCATGACGGTAGATAAGCTGGATGAAGTGTTCGGGGCATTACGGAGCAAGGTTGTACCGCTGCTGCAACGGATTCAAGCATCGCCGAACCAGCCGGACCGATCCTTTTTGGATCAGCAGTATGACATCGCCAAGCAGAAACAGTTCAGCCTGATGATCCTGAATCAGATGCAGTATGACTTTGAAGCAGGACGCTTGGACGAGACGGTGCATCCGTTCGCCACGGCGCTGAACCCGGGTGACGTTAGGATTACAACGAGATATTTGCCAAACGATATTACGTCTGCCTTGTTTGGTACCATTCATGAAGGCGGTCATGCCCTGTATGAGCAAAATATCTCGAGTGACCTGGTCGGCACGAATCTGTGCACAGGCACATCGATGGGCATTCATGAGTCGCAGTCCCGCTTCTGGGAAAACGTAGTAGGCCGCAGCCGCGAGTTCTGGAATCGATATTACGGTGAACTGCAGAGCACATTTGCAGGTCAAATCGATGACATTGACGTAGACACGTTCTACAAGGCCAACAATCATATTCATCCTTCATTGATCCGAATTGAAGCGGATGAATTGACCTACAATTTACATATAATGATTCGCTACGAGCTTGAAAAAGAGCTGATTAACGGCAGCATTCAAGTGGCGGATCTCCCTGAGGCGTGGAACGCTAAATATAAAGAATATTTGGGCGTCGTACCTGCCAACAACGGCGAAGGTGTGCTGCAGGACGTTCACTGGGCGGGAGGGGCGTTCGGGTATTTCCCATCCTACTCGCTTGGCAATATGTACGCGGCACAATTCACGAACACACTTCGCAAAGAGCTGCCGAACTTTGATCAACTGATTGAAGCAGGCAATCTCGCGCCGATTAAAGAATGGCTGACCGATAAAATCTACCAATACGGCAAGCTGCTGACACCTAGCGAGATCGTCATGCAAGTGACCGGAGAAGAACTGAATCCGGACTATTTGGTTCAATACTTGGAAGATAAATATAAAGAAATATATGGAATATAA
- a CDS encoding ABC transporter ATP-binding protein, with the protein MDAAVSINEVTQIYVTKQRATLALQHIHFAVQQGEFVSLIGPSGCGKTTLLSIIAGLIAPTAGSVKMAGEAVNGPSKRMGYMLQQDYLFPWRTIFDNAAIGLELSGTLTAEKREYVLHLLEEMGLLGFKDYYPTQLSGGMRQRVALVRTLATEPEIMLLDEPFSALDYQTKLQLEDLVVETLRAKNKTAILVTHDISEAIAMSDRIIVLEPNPGRIRREFAIPQDIRDALPFTARELPGFNALFKSVWQEFDALDKGGAGDGE; encoded by the coding sequence ATGGACGCAGCCGTATCCATCAATGAAGTCACGCAAATTTATGTCACGAAGCAGCGGGCTACCTTGGCCCTACAGCATATCCATTTTGCTGTTCAGCAAGGCGAATTTGTCAGTCTAATCGGTCCGAGCGGCTGTGGCAAAACAACTCTGTTATCGATTATAGCCGGACTTATTGCTCCGACTGCAGGTTCCGTGAAGATGGCGGGCGAAGCCGTGAACGGTCCATCCAAGCGCATGGGGTATATGCTTCAGCAGGATTATCTGTTTCCTTGGCGTACCATCTTTGACAATGCGGCGATCGGTTTGGAACTTTCGGGTACTCTGACTGCTGAGAAACGAGAATATGTGCTTCATTTATTAGAAGAAATGGGGCTCCTAGGATTTAAGGATTATTATCCAACTCAATTATCCGGAGGTATGCGGCAGCGTGTGGCGTTGGTGAGAACCCTTGCGACGGAGCCGGAGATTATGCTGCTGGATGAACCTTTCTCCGCGCTGGATTACCAGACGAAGCTTCAGCTCGAGGATCTGGTGGTCGAGACGCTTCGGGCCAAGAACAAGACGGCCATTCTGGTGACTCACGACATTTCGGAGGCCATCGCCATGAGTGACCGAATTATTGTCCTCGAGCCGAACCCGGGGCGGATCCGCCGTGAATTTGCGATTCCGCAGGACATTCGAGATGCGCTTCCTTTTACGGCACGTGAGCTTCCGGGCTTTAATGCCTTGTTCAAGTCGGTCTGGCAGGAATTCGATGCTCTGGACAAAGGAGGTGCGGGTGATGGAGAATGA
- a CDS encoding iron-sulfur cluster biosynthesis family protein produces MKVIFTEAAIDKLTPVLQHGSMLRLVFDTEGCGCSVNGVPTLWIVAEPSSGDTAIEAEPFQMSIHTKDEIYFEELMKIDYQPEKNPIY; encoded by the coding sequence ATGAAAGTGATTTTTACAGAAGCTGCCATAGACAAGCTAACCCCCGTTCTCCAGCATGGCAGCATGCTGAGACTTGTATTTGATACCGAGGGCTGCGGATGCTCCGTAAACGGCGTTCCTACTCTATGGATCGTTGCAGAGCCGTCGTCTGGTGATACAGCTATTGAAGCTGAGCCATTTCAGATGAGTATTCATACTAAGGACGAGATTTATTTCGAGGAACTTATGAAAATTGACTACCAACCTGAAAAAAATCCTATATACTGA
- a CDS encoding outer spore coat protein CotE, with protein MSIDKDLQCREIITKAVCGKGRKFSHVSHTVTPPFSPTSILGAWIINNQYEAIQSGDGVEVVGTYDINIWYSYDRNTKTDVAKETVSYVEIVPLSYLDKKHKSATAEVSAVATQEPNCVEASISTSGDSVIIRVEREFQVEMVAETKVCVVVCANGCNDFDDKHVDFDDSVDGEFEDLDAALLEDELD; from the coding sequence ATGTCAATAGATAAAGATTTGCAGTGCAGAGAGATTATTACCAAAGCTGTCTGCGGCAAAGGTCGCAAATTCTCGCACGTAAGTCATACCGTGACTCCGCCCTTTTCTCCGACCAGTATACTGGGCGCTTGGATCATCAATAACCAATATGAAGCGATCCAATCCGGAGATGGAGTAGAGGTAGTTGGTACTTATGATATCAACATTTGGTATTCTTACGATCGCAACACCAAAACCGATGTGGCAAAAGAAACGGTTTCTTATGTAGAAATTGTCCCGCTAAGCTATCTGGACAAAAAACATAAGTCGGCTACGGCCGAAGTTTCCGCTGTCGCAACGCAAGAGCCTAACTGTGTGGAAGCCAGCATCTCCACGAGCGGCGACAGCGTTATTATTCGGGTGGAACGGGAGTTCCAGGTGGAAATGGTTGCCGAAACGAAGGTCTGTGTAGTCGTTTGTGCGAACGGCTGCAATGACTTCGACGACAAGCATGTGGATTTCGACGACAGCGTGGATGGCGAGTTCGAGGACCTAGACGCTGCGCTGCTTGAGGATGAATTGGATTAG
- a CDS encoding helix-turn-helix domain-containing protein — protein sequence MEIGDKLKKLRKEHNYSQNDLAEKLHVTAQAISKWENNKSVPDIINLVQLSELYNVSLDYLIKSDKELQSKLSLGNFRLEIFRYLVLSIVLVLILPVIILTKAQFFTSSHGLGTWLFIGCGLLFIIFVFLSLYSYITKKKHFIFSWISLLMLSFIVFLGFFYNYIMAVLQL from the coding sequence GTGGAGATAGGAGATAAGTTGAAAAAGCTCCGTAAAGAACATAATTATTCTCAAAATGACTTAGCAGAAAAATTACATGTAACTGCTCAAGCTATTTCTAAATGGGAGAATAATAAGTCCGTTCCAGATATCATTAATCTTGTTCAATTAAGTGAGTTATACAATGTTAGTTTGGATTATTTGATTAAGTCTGATAAAGAATTACAAAGTAAGCTATCTTTAGGCAATTTCCGTTTGGAAATATTTAGGTACCTTGTGTTATCTATTGTTTTAGTTTTGATTCTTCCAGTGATTATTCTAACAAAAGCTCAATTTTTTACATCTTCTCATGGATTAGGAACATGGCTTTTCATTGGATGTGGTTTGTTATTTATAATTTTTGTCTTCTTGAGTTTGTATTCTTACATAACTAAGAAAAAACACTTTATATTTTCATGGATATCTCTTTTAATGCTGAGCTTTATAGTTTTTTTAGGCTTTTTTTATAATTATATCATGGCTGTATTACAATTATGA
- a CDS encoding beta-class carbonic anhydrase, protein MSLVNDILNHNNEFVENQEYKQYLTTKFPDKKMVVLTCMDTRLVELLPKAMNLSNGDAKIIKNAGAILSHPFGSIMRSIIVAVYALKADEVVVVGHYDCGMTGLNSDQVLNLAKERGISTDVIDTLQHSGIDLAGWLTGFDHVQDGVVKSVNIIRNHPLLPKNLPVHGMIINPETGKLDLVEDGYAAVLAE, encoded by the coding sequence ATGTCTTTAGTTAATGACATTCTGAACCACAATAACGAATTCGTAGAAAATCAGGAGTACAAGCAATACCTTACGACCAAATTTCCTGATAAAAAAATGGTCGTCCTTACCTGCATGGACACTAGACTTGTCGAGCTGCTTCCTAAAGCAATGAATCTCAGCAACGGCGATGCTAAAATCATTAAAAATGCAGGTGCGATCCTTTCGCATCCATTCGGCAGTATCATGCGCAGCATTATTGTAGCCGTCTATGCATTAAAAGCTGACGAAGTAGTTGTCGTCGGACACTACGATTGCGGCATGACCGGCCTCAACTCGGACCAAGTCCTGAACTTAGCGAAAGAGCGCGGGATCTCGACCGATGTTATCGATACGTTGCAGCATTCCGGCATTGATTTGGCAGGCTGGTTAACTGGATTCGACCATGTCCAGGACGGCGTAGTCAAAAGCGTAAACATTATCCGCAATCATCCGCTTCTTCCTAAAAATCTTCCTGTTCACGGTATGATTATCAATCCCGAAACCGGTAAACTTGACCTTGTGGAAGACGGCTACGCAGCCGTTCTTGCCGAATAA
- a CDS encoding aromatic acid exporter family protein — MGFRVIKTALSVVIAMYAAHVWGLASPASAGLLAILGIEVTKKKGLQSAVQRIGASVMGLLFGSLLFHVFGFHAWVVGLFVLIVFPILHRLKLSDGMVTGAVVMFHLYAYQNAGAEAILNEIKLLVVGLGTATLINIAYMPKADRNLVREKERVERLFSDIFRHIASHLRDNTLVWDGKELLEAAEAIEKGAALAKRSLDNSLIFGGDPYWRVYFYMRGEQLDLIHRMTDLVARVYQTLPQGELVAAIFDDLSEHVKEDYYIGHTEKELEVLNERYKEMPLPGSREEFEVRSAILQLNTELLQYLYVAKKQKKQRPAGGS, encoded by the coding sequence ATGGGCTTTCGTGTTATTAAAACCGCTCTTTCCGTCGTGATCGCGATGTATGCGGCCCATGTATGGGGGCTTGCTTCACCAGCGTCTGCTGGGCTCCTCGCTATTCTGGGCATCGAAGTGACTAAGAAAAAAGGGCTTCAAAGCGCCGTTCAGCGAATAGGAGCCTCTGTGATGGGGCTGTTGTTCGGATCCCTCTTGTTTCATGTATTCGGTTTTCATGCTTGGGTAGTTGGATTGTTTGTTCTGATTGTATTTCCTATACTTCATCGCCTGAAGCTGAGTGACGGAATGGTAACCGGAGCCGTGGTGATGTTTCATCTTTACGCCTATCAGAATGCGGGGGCTGAGGCGATTCTGAACGAAATCAAGCTGCTCGTAGTCGGCCTCGGCACGGCAACACTTATCAACATCGCTTACATGCCGAAAGCGGACCGGAATCTCGTGAGGGAGAAGGAACGTGTGGAGCGCCTGTTCTCCGATATATTCAGGCACATTGCGTCTCATTTGAGAGACAACACACTCGTCTGGGATGGAAAAGAACTGCTGGAAGCTGCTGAGGCGATAGAAAAGGGTGCAGCGCTGGCGAAGCGTTCCTTGGATAATTCCCTGATTTTTGGCGGGGATCCTTATTGGAGGGTGTACTTTTACATGCGCGGCGAGCAATTGGATCTGATCCATCGGATGACGGATCTAGTGGCCCGCGTTTATCAGACTTTGCCTCAGGGCGAGCTTGTAGCCGCAATATTCGATGACCTGAGTGAACATGTGAAAGAAGATTACTACATTGGACATACGGAAAAAGAGCTGGAGGTTTTGAATGAGCGCTACAAGGAAATGCCGCTGCCCGGTTCGCGGGAGGAGTTCGAGGTTCGCTCTGCAATTTTGCAGCTAAACACGGAACTGCTTCAATACTTGTATGTGGCGAAGAAGCAGAAGAAGCAGAGACCGGCAGGCGGGTCGTGA
- a CDS encoding Imm53 family immunity protein, producing the protein MDNPGWYIRIDLLETSLEKMFNGIQIERTETDWLICRVEDQIFMGSGGVLNLDEIIEIFKKWTVSVNKL; encoded by the coding sequence GTGGATAATCCAGGTTGGTACATTAGAATTGATTTACTTGAAACCAGTCTTGAGAAAATGTTCAATGGTATTCAAATAGAGCGTACAGAAACTGATTGGTTAATATGTAGAGTTGAAGACCAAATTTTTATGGGAAGTGGAGGAGTATTAAATTTAGATGAAATAATCGAAATTTTTAAAAAATGGACAGTTTCAGTTAACAAGTTGTAA
- a CDS encoding ABC transporter permease, producing the protein MENEWKHRTPVSEVEMKELSRAVHQGFLSAQKKKTKQVRLTQLAILVIFFALWEAAGRLKWIDVLLFSYPSKVFTLLWDKLLDGSLLPHVGATVFETIVGFALGTLFGTALAVVIWWSPFLSRVLDPYIVVLNSMPKVALGPLFIVGLGPGLLSIIATTLSITVIITTLVVYGSFKEVDANYVKVVEIFGGNKRKVLQKVILPASFPTIISTLKANVGLAWVGVIVGEFLVSQIGLGYLIIYGFQVFNFTLVMSTLIVIAIVAALMYQAVAYLEDRITKQR; encoded by the coding sequence ATGGAGAATGAATGGAAGCATCGGACACCGGTCTCAGAAGTGGAGATGAAGGAGCTGTCAAGAGCGGTACATCAGGGCTTTTTATCCGCCCAAAAAAAGAAAACGAAGCAGGTAAGGCTGACTCAGCTGGCCATACTTGTCATTTTCTTTGCCTTGTGGGAAGCCGCAGGCCGCTTGAAGTGGATCGATGTTCTACTCTTCAGCTACCCGTCCAAGGTATTCACGCTGCTCTGGGATAAACTGCTCGATGGAAGCCTCCTGCCTCACGTAGGAGCTACCGTTTTTGAAACGATTGTAGGTTTCGCTTTGGGCACCTTATTTGGCACAGCGCTCGCGGTCGTCATTTGGTGGTCACCGTTTTTATCCAGAGTGCTCGACCCTTACATTGTTGTCCTCAACAGCATGCCGAAGGTGGCGCTAGGGCCCCTGTTTATCGTGGGACTGGGTCCTGGACTTCTCTCCATTATTGCCACGACACTTTCCATAACTGTAATCATTACAACTCTGGTTGTATATGGAAGTTTTAAAGAAGTGGATGCCAACTACGTAAAAGTCGTAGAAATTTTCGGCGGAAATAAGCGCAAAGTGCTGCAAAAGGTTATCCTTCCCGCTTCGTTTCCCACCATCATTTCTACCTTGAAAGCCAATGTCGGCTTGGCCTGGGTAGGTGTGATCGTCGGTGAATTTCTCGTATCTCAGATCGGCTTGGGGTACTTGATTATATACGGCTTCCAGGTGTTTAACTTTACACTGGTGATGAGTACGCTGATCGTAATCGCGATTGTCGCGGCCTTGATGTATCAAGCGGTAGCCTATTTGGAAGATCGAATTACGAAACAGCGGTAG
- a CDS encoding ABC transporter ATP-binding protein has translation MNIIELTDIKKVYKRGEEELHILKGISLSVQVGDFVAIIGPSGSGKSTLMNTIGLLDIPTSGSYLLDGVATQNLTDNQLAELRNQKIGFIFQQFNLLPRLTAMENVELPMIYAGIGKKERRERGHEMLQLLGMGERGHHKPSELSGGQQQRVAIARALAISPSLILADEPTGALDSRTGEEVLELILKLNQQGNTIVLITHDHHIADNAKRVVALKDGMIIDDYRNDTPKSPVQEVSV, from the coding sequence TTGAATATTATAGAACTTACAGATATAAAAAAGGTATATAAACGCGGAGAAGAAGAGCTTCACATTCTAAAAGGGATTTCGCTGTCCGTGCAGGTCGGCGACTTTGTGGCCATTATCGGGCCGAGCGGATCCGGTAAATCGACTTTGATGAATACGATTGGACTGCTCGATATTCCTACTTCCGGCAGCTACCTCCTGGATGGTGTAGCAACCCAGAATTTGACCGATAATCAATTGGCTGAGCTTCGAAATCAGAAGATCGGATTTATTTTTCAGCAGTTTAACTTGCTGCCACGGCTTACGGCAATGGAGAATGTAGAGCTGCCGATGATCTATGCAGGGATAGGCAAAAAGGAGCGGCGCGAGAGAGGTCACGAGATGCTCCAGCTGCTCGGTATGGGCGAACGTGGTCATCATAAGCCAAGCGAGCTGTCCGGCGGACAGCAGCAGCGGGTGGCCATCGCAAGAGCGCTTGCGATTTCGCCCTCGCTCATTTTGGCCGACGAGCCTACAGGAGCGCTTGATTCCCGAACGGGCGAAGAAGTGCTGGAGCTCATTCTTAAGCTGAACCAGCAGGGGAACACAATCGTGCTCATTACCCATGATCATCATATTGCGGACAATGCCAAGAGAGTCGTTGCGCTGAAGGACGGAATGATCATCGACGATTATCGGAATGACACGCCGAAGAGCCCGGTTCAAGAGGTGAGTGTATGA
- a CDS encoding copper amine oxidase N-terminal domain-containing protein, with the protein MKKFVLGFVCGAVLTSTTAVYASSTIQAYLFPVTYQINHQSKDTPSGYTTINYEGHAYVPIRFVAESLGLGIRYADRNNIIEIMKEPSSLDENAKKVWSVQYRLTNSQDQSYVKELLGMPSIEQEEVWRYDLSPVDKYTWREIDHIDVHGLENGDLQAQIIIHWTPQQLIQDVEMWYTDQEGHLMTYYLYQDGSTASALYE; encoded by the coding sequence ATGAAAAAATTTGTCCTAGGCTTTGTATGCGGCGCAGTACTAACATCAACGACTGCCGTGTATGCGTCCAGCACCATCCAGGCCTATCTGTTCCCGGTCACCTATCAAATTAATCATCAAAGCAAGGACACCCCCAGTGGATACACAACGATTAACTATGAAGGGCACGCTTATGTGCCTATCCGTTTTGTTGCAGAAAGTCTGGGCCTTGGTATTCGATATGCCGACAGAAACAACATCATTGAAATTATGAAGGAACCGTCAAGCCTGGATGAGAATGCGAAAAAGGTATGGTCCGTTCAGTATCGCTTAACGAATTCACAAGATCAAAGCTATGTCAAAGAACTGCTTGGAATGCCAAGTATCGAACAAGAAGAGGTGTGGAGATACGATTTATCTCCAGTAGACAAGTATACATGGAGAGAAATCGACCATATCGATGTACACGGTCTGGAAAATGGTGATCTTCAGGCACAGATTATCATTCACTGGACGCCACAGCAATTGATTCAAGACGTCGAAATGTGGTACACAGATCAAGAAGGACATCTCATGACTTATTACCTGTACCAGGATGGTTCCACGGCCAGCGCACTTTATGAATAA